In Qingshengfaniella alkalisoli, a single window of DNA contains:
- a CDS encoding glutathione S-transferase family protein, producing MTGLLYDYALSGNCYKIRLMAALLGVRVDTKSVDFYPGNEHRSLPFLALNPAGTLPVFAEGDLVLTESAAILTYLAQNHDPKGNWFPTQDPGRLAKVQQWLSFSGRLTATAGEARLGAMLNKPVDMDKARDGARSALREMEAALTDQKLLGCAFLTGATPTIADIACFPYAALAADGGIELDPYPALRDWIFSVRTLPGFIEMPGIHAVHEILTTEEPA from the coding sequence ATGACCGGCCTGCTTTACGACTATGCCCTGTCGGGCAATTGCTACAAGATCCGGCTAATGGCCGCGCTACTTGGCGTGCGGGTGGATACGAAATCGGTGGATTTCTATCCGGGCAATGAACACAGAAGCTTGCCGTTCCTGGCCCTGAACCCTGCTGGCACTTTGCCCGTGTTCGCCGAAGGCGATCTGGTTCTGACCGAAAGCGCGGCAATTCTGACCTATCTCGCACAGAACCATGATCCCAAGGGAAATTGGTTCCCGACGCAGGATCCAGGGCGTCTGGCCAAGGTTCAGCAGTGGTTGAGTTTTTCCGGCAGGCTGACCGCGACGGCAGGTGAGGCGCGCTTGGGCGCAATGCTGAACAAGCCCGTTGACATGGATAAAGCGCGTGACGGTGCACGCAGTGCCCTGCGGGAGATGGAAGCCGCACTGACGGATCAGAAACTTCTGGGTTGCGCGTTTCTGACCGGGGCGACGCCCACCATCGCCGACATCGCGTGTTTTCCCTACGCTGCCCTCGCAGCGGATGGCGGGATTGAACTCGATCCGTATCCGGCGCTTCGCGACTGGATTTTCTCGGTCCGGACCTTGCCGGGTTTCATCGAGATGCCAGGTATCCATGCCGTCCATGAAATACTGACCACAGAAGAACCGGCCTGA
- a CDS encoding GntR family transcriptional regulator, translating to MEHANPSSNGKETRSQADAISAALTSAIHRHRIAPGTKLGEEDLADIYGVSRTIIRSVLHGLAHLQLVEIHRNRGAFVASPSIGEAHEVFEARALVEPMLARRAAVRASANDLELLRKHIEEEHAALAQQDAGRALHLSGLFHIEMARIADHATIAGFVEGLVARSSLIIALYWRRESALCEKHAHHALLDALARADGQEAEARMKSHLVDLHTALDLRERQEPSRSLKEVLGP from the coding sequence ATGGAACACGCGAACCCATCATCGAATGGCAAGGAAACTCGCTCTCAGGCTGACGCGATATCGGCCGCGCTGACGTCGGCGATTCATCGGCATCGGATCGCCCCGGGGACAAAGCTGGGTGAAGAAGATCTGGCAGACATCTATGGCGTGTCGCGCACCATCATTAGATCGGTTTTACACGGGTTGGCGCATCTCCAACTGGTGGAAATACACCGTAATCGAGGTGCTTTCGTAGCCAGCCCTTCCATTGGCGAGGCGCATGAAGTGTTCGAGGCCAGGGCCTTGGTGGAGCCCATGCTCGCGCGCCGGGCGGCGGTGCGGGCGTCTGCAAATGATCTGGAATTGTTGCGCAAGCACATAGAAGAAGAACACGCGGCGCTTGCACAGCAAGACGCAGGAAGGGCGCTGCATCTGTCGGGGCTGTTCCACATAGAGATGGCACGTATCGCCGATCACGCAACTATCGCCGGTTTTGTAGAAGGGTTGGTGGCGCGCTCGTCACTCATCATTGCGCTGTATTGGCGGCGGGAAAGCGCATTGTGTGAGAAGCACGCTCATCACGCATTGCTGGATGCCTTGGCGCGCGCGGACGGTCAGGAAGCCGAGGCTAGGATGAAAAGTCATTTGGTGGACCTTCATACCGCGCTGGATCTGCGTGAACGGCAGGAGCCGTCGCGTTCCCTGAAAGAAGTACTGGGGCCATGA
- a CDS encoding ABC transporter permease, translating to MTDLASSDRSTTSTAPRARTSGLSTRMIGWLQAAPLAIVLACFLVLPIGMIAIVSFWGATEFSIYPAFQFDNYRFLFSSPVTYSVFLNTFKYAAITWACSLLIGFAVAYFLAFHIRSLHWQIGLFLLCTIPFWTSNIIRMISWIPFLGRNGIANSALISWGVIDEPLDWLLFSDFSVILAFVHLYTLFMVVPIFNSMMRIDRSLLEAARDNGASGWQTLWNVIIPLCKPGIMIGTIFVVTLVMGDFITVRFMSGSQKANVGRLISNDISLLQYPSASATAIILLCTVLIVIAILLRFVDIRKEL from the coding sequence ATGACCGACCTTGCCTCTTCCGACAGATCGACAACGTCCACCGCTCCAAGGGCCAGGACCTCGGGACTGTCAACGCGTATGATCGGATGGCTGCAAGCCGCGCCACTTGCAATCGTTCTGGCCTGCTTTCTCGTCCTGCCTATCGGCATGATCGCTATCGTCAGCTTTTGGGGCGCGACCGAGTTCTCGATCTATCCGGCGTTCCAGTTCGACAACTACCGGTTCCTGTTCTCATCCCCGGTGACGTATTCGGTGTTTCTGAATACCTTCAAATACGCCGCCATCACCTGGGCCTGCTCGTTGCTTATCGGCTTCGCGGTCGCTTACTTCCTCGCATTTCACATCCGCAGCCTTCACTGGCAGATCGGGTTGTTCCTGCTGTGCACCATTCCCTTTTGGACCTCTAACATCATCCGCATGATTTCATGGATTCCGTTTCTTGGCCGCAACGGCATCGCCAATTCGGCGCTGATTTCGTGGGGTGTGATCGACGAACCGCTGGACTGGCTGCTGTTTTCCGACTTTTCGGTGATACTCGCGTTCGTGCATCTCTACACGCTGTTCATGGTGGTGCCGATCTTCAATTCGATGATGCGCATCGACCGGTCCCTCTTGGAAGCCGCTCGCGACAACGGCGCCTCGGGCTGGCAGACGCTATGGAACGTGATCATTCCCTTGTGCAAACCCGGCATCATGATTGGCACGATCTTTGTCGTTACACTGGTAATGGGCGATTTCATTACGGTCAGGTTCATGTCCGGATCGCAGAAAGCCAATGTAGGACGGCTGATTTCGAACGACATCAGCCTGCTGCAATATCCGTCTGCCTCGGCCACGGCGATCATACTGCTTTGCACGGTACTGATCGTCATCGCCATTCTCCTGCGTTTCGTCGACATCAGGAAGGAGCTTTGA
- a CDS encoding Rieske 2Fe-2S domain-containing protein: MSQSWTVVSLSSGLRVGGVMRSFVDGQELVIWRSASGRAQAWDNRCPHRGMRLSHGFVRGEQLACLYHGWHYGQDGVCSYIPAHPDLEPPKTICTQIHSCVEADGFVWVGGDVETIPRGFASDMVGVRSIYVDLSVEHLRQRLTSIGSGAQDLVTLKAENGGPPSEAWVALQANGPNQSVMHIGAPAGTDPQACIAISHWAESFRRFGEASETEAA, encoded by the coding sequence ATGAGCCAGTCTTGGACCGTCGTATCGCTTTCGAGCGGATTAAGAGTTGGCGGTGTTATGCGCAGTTTCGTTGATGGCCAAGAACTCGTGATCTGGCGCAGCGCGTCGGGACGGGCGCAGGCTTGGGACAACAGATGCCCCCATCGCGGTATGCGCCTGTCACACGGTTTCGTGCGTGGCGAACAGCTCGCTTGCCTGTATCATGGCTGGCATTACGGACAGGACGGCGTGTGTAGCTACATTCCCGCACATCCCGATCTGGAGCCGCCGAAAACCATCTGCACGCAGATTCATAGCTGTGTGGAAGCAGACGGTTTCGTCTGGGTGGGCGGCGATGTTGAAACAATACCTCGCGGTTTTGCATCCGATATGGTCGGAGTACGGTCGATCTATGTTGATCTATCTGTCGAACATCTGCGACAGCGTTTGACCTCGATCGGTTCCGGTGCTCAGGATTTGGTCACGCTGAAGGCTGAAAATGGCGGGCCGCCCAGCGAGGCTTGGGTTGCGCTGCAGGCCAATGGGCCCAACCAAAGCGTGATGCATATCGGTGCGCCGGCAGGGACTGACCCTCAGGCGTGCATCGCCATTTCGCATTGGGCGGAAAGCTTTCGAAGGTTTGGCGAAGCTTCCGAAACGGAGGCCGCGTGA
- a CDS encoding ABC transporter substrate-binding protein, with the protein MANLSRRSVLKTGAAAVGVSTLGAPMIWAQEIKNITLRQFGTGVSNLNEVGQKVKEDLGFTLEMTALDSDSVTQRAATQPDSFDIADIEYWICKKVWPTGNLQAMDVSKIKNYDKIVGIFKDGKLTPESVIAQGTAPHTVGFVEGQGSTTFADEETGWMTLIPTIYNADTLGIRPDLIGRPIESWTELLNPEFKGKASILDISSIGIMDMAMVCEAMGEIQYGDKGNMTQDEIDATFAIFTEAKKAGQFRAFWKTFDESVNLMASGEVVIQSMWSPAITAVKSRGIPCVYQPLKEGYRSWGGGIGLSKSLSGMELDAAYDYINWYLDGWVGGFLMRQGYYSAVPETSKNHMTENEWGYWFEGKPAVEDITNPYGDVMDQAGNSRDGGSFYDRMGSVACWNAVMDENQYMVRKWNEFIAS; encoded by the coding sequence ATGGCTAATCTCTCAAGAAGAAGCGTTCTCAAAACGGGCGCTGCTGCGGTCGGGGTCTCGACGCTGGGCGCGCCGATGATCTGGGCGCAGGAGATCAAGAACATCACCCTGCGCCAATTCGGCACCGGCGTATCGAACCTAAACGAGGTCGGCCAGAAGGTGAAGGAAGACCTTGGGTTCACGCTGGAAATGACCGCGCTCGACAGCGACAGCGTCACCCAGCGGGCCGCGACCCAGCCCGACAGCTTCGACATCGCCGATATCGAATACTGGATCTGCAAGAAGGTCTGGCCGACGGGCAACCTTCAGGCGATGGACGTCAGCAAGATCAAGAACTACGACAAGATCGTCGGCATCTTCAAGGACGGCAAGCTGACGCCGGAAAGCGTCATCGCGCAAGGCACCGCCCCGCATACGGTCGGCTTCGTCGAGGGGCAGGGATCGACCACCTTCGCCGACGAGGAAACCGGCTGGATGACGCTGATCCCGACGATCTACAACGCCGACACGCTGGGTATCCGCCCCGACCTGATCGGCCGCCCGATCGAGAGCTGGACGGAACTTCTGAACCCCGAATTCAAGGGCAAGGCGTCGATCCTCGACATTTCCTCGATCGGCATCATGGACATGGCCATGGTCTGCGAGGCGATGGGCGAGATCCAGTATGGCGACAAGGGCAACATGACCCAGGACGAGATCGACGCCACCTTCGCGATCTTCACCGAGGCGAAGAAGGCCGGCCAGTTCCGTGCTTTCTGGAAGACCTTCGACGAAAGCGTCAACCTGATGGCATCGGGCGAGGTGGTGATCCAGTCGATGTGGTCGCCTGCGATCACCGCGGTCAAGTCGCGCGGCATTCCGTGTGTCTACCAGCCGCTGAAGGAGGGCTACCGGAGCTGGGGAGGCGGCATCGGCCTGTCGAAATCGCTGTCGGGAATGGAACTGGACGCGGCCTACGACTACATCAACTGGTATCTCGACGGCTGGGTCGGTGGGTTCCTGATGCGGCAGGGCTATTATTCCGCCGTGCCCGAAACCTCCAAGAACCACATGACCGAGAACGAGTGGGGTTACTGGTTCGAGGGCAAGCCCGCGGTCGAGGACATCACCAATCCCTACGGCGACGTGATGGACCAGGCCGGTAACAGCCGCGATGGCGGGTCCTTCTACGATCGGATGGGCAGCGTCGCCTGCTGGAACGCCGTGATGGACGAAAACCAGTACATGGTTCGCAAATGGAACGAATTCATCGCGTCCTGA
- a CDS encoding acylphosphatase yields MREVLRIMGDLRGPVEEWILHRADKLSLDGEVLHVSDSRITIRVDGPEELLEAMALACSLGPSEALVERVERVSMPSESNNAH; encoded by the coding sequence TTGCGCGAAGTTCTAAGGATCATGGGTGACCTGCGAGGGCCGGTCGAAGAATGGATCCTCCATCGTGCCGACAAGCTTTCGTTGGACGGCGAAGTGCTCCACGTGTCCGACAGCAGGATCACCATTCGCGTCGATGGCCCTGAAGAGTTGCTGGAAGCGATGGCGCTCGCCTGCAGTCTTGGGCCATCCGAGGCCCTGGTTGAGAGGGTCGAACGCGTATCGATGCCATCAGAGTCCAACAATGCCCATTAA
- a CDS encoding glutathione S-transferase, with protein MIPILYSFRRCPYAMRARLAIAAAGQKVELREVVLRDKPQAFLSASPSATVPCLVTGAGVIDESLDIMKWALDRSDPNHWLAMPEEGWGWIERADGPFKRALDRTKYAARYPDEDPAENRDAASEFLQSLDDQIDGWLFDAPSIADFAILPFVRQFAYIDKAWFDDQPWPSLSEWLERFLASDRLAAVMRKYPQWVEGNSPMFFVAD; from the coding sequence ATGATACCGATCCTCTATTCGTTTCGCAGATGCCCCTACGCAATGCGCGCGCGGCTGGCGATTGCGGCGGCGGGCCAGAAGGTCGAGCTGCGGGAGGTAGTTTTGCGAGACAAGCCGCAAGCCTTCCTGTCTGCGTCACCCAGCGCAACCGTTCCTTGTCTTGTCACAGGTGCCGGGGTGATCGATGAAAGTCTCGACATAATGAAGTGGGCACTGGACAGATCGGACCCGAACCACTGGCTTGCCATGCCGGAAGAGGGCTGGGGCTGGATCGAGCGCGCAGATGGGCCGTTCAAGCGCGCACTGGATCGGACCAAATACGCAGCCCGTTATCCCGACGAGGATCCGGCGGAAAACCGTGATGCGGCGTCGGAGTTCTTGCAGTCCCTAGACGATCAGATCGACGGCTGGCTTTTCGACGCACCAAGCATTGCTGATTTTGCCATTTTACCGTTTGTCCGTCAGTTCGCGTATATTGATAAGGCGTGGTTCGACGACCAACCTTGGCCAAGCTTGTCTGAATGGCTGGAACGCTTCCTGGCGTCAGATCGTCTTGCCGCTGTCATGAGAAAATATCCGCAATGGGTTGAGGGAAATTCGCCGATGTTCTTTGTCGCCGACTAA
- a CDS encoding aromatic ring-hydroxylating oxygenase subunit alpha, which produces MISDSTLNEWYPIAIANREITTVPFETTLMEQAYKVDVGPQGWVARAADGTPKQCIERYGHVWLCPGTPEKPIFNMPEADQPGRRLVDCGVVRVKCSPLRAVENFLDIAHFPFVHTDILGAEPHTEVERYKVDIREDDDEIWATKVKFFQPQAAKSAEGGVMTEYMYRVPSPMVSILYKTCPPKPGEWDVIAIFVQPLAEDLCDVWPWMALYDDASSMTDLIQFQQTIFLQDRSILENQIPRKLPLDPRMEVPTRADMTSIAYRRWLKKRGATYGAAMEVA; this is translated from the coding sequence ATGATTTCCGACAGCACACTGAATGAATGGTACCCGATCGCCATCGCCAACCGGGAAATTACGACCGTCCCTTTCGAGACGACCTTGATGGAGCAAGCGTACAAGGTTGATGTGGGACCGCAGGGATGGGTGGCCCGCGCCGCAGATGGCACTCCGAAGCAGTGCATCGAGAGATATGGCCATGTCTGGCTGTGTCCCGGCACGCCGGAAAAACCGATTTTCAACATGCCTGAAGCCGATCAGCCGGGCCGTCGGCTGGTGGATTGTGGCGTGGTGCGCGTGAAATGTTCTCCTCTGCGGGCGGTCGAGAATTTCCTCGACATCGCGCATTTTCCCTTCGTGCATACTGACATTCTGGGAGCCGAGCCGCATACCGAGGTCGAACGCTACAAGGTCGATATACGCGAAGATGACGACGAGATCTGGGCCACCAAGGTCAAGTTCTTTCAGCCTCAGGCCGCGAAATCTGCCGAAGGCGGTGTAATGACCGAATACATGTATCGGGTGCCGAGTCCGATGGTTTCGATTCTATACAAGACATGCCCGCCGAAGCCCGGTGAATGGGATGTCATCGCGATTTTCGTGCAGCCACTGGCTGAGGATCTGTGCGATGTCTGGCCTTGGATGGCATTGTATGATGACGCAAGTTCCATGACCGACTTGATCCAGTTCCAGCAGACGATTTTCTTGCAGGACCGGTCCATTCTGGAGAATCAGATACCCCGCAAACTGCCACTCGATCCGAGGATGGAGGTGCCGACGCGCGCGGATATGACCTCGATCGCCTATCGGCGCTGGCTGAAGAAACGCGGCGCAACCTATGGCGCGGCGATGGAGGTGGCATGA
- a CDS encoding ABC transporter ATP-binding protein — protein MELRLEDVSHRYGDLEVLRDIDLRIPQGKIVCIVGPSGCGKSTLLRFMGGLERPDQGRVLQAGTPPPDSLNPLTYVFQDFALLPWRRVEDNISIILRDHGIDKDRCRAIIDDVLARTKLTEFRRAWPRQLSGGMKQRVAIARALAVNPAVMLMDEPLSALDSQTRDLLMEDLVTLWSRQPFTGVYVTHNLSEAVRLGHQIVVLSRRPGRISEIVEIDTPLDQRDAADPQLERTQKHLWTLMRAEAEAADKELLDG, from the coding sequence ATGGAATTGAGACTGGAAGACGTATCCCACCGCTACGGTGATTTGGAGGTTCTACGTGATATCGACCTGCGCATCCCTCAAGGCAAGATCGTCTGCATCGTCGGGCCGTCGGGCTGCGGAAAATCGACCCTCCTGCGCTTCATGGGGGGGTTGGAACGCCCCGATCAGGGCCGCGTCCTTCAGGCGGGTACGCCCCCGCCTGACAGCCTGAACCCGCTGACCTATGTTTTCCAGGACTTCGCCCTGCTGCCATGGCGGCGGGTGGAAGACAACATATCCATCATCCTGCGCGATCACGGCATCGACAAGGATCGTTGCCGCGCCATCATCGACGACGTTCTGGCTCGCACAAAACTTACGGAGTTTCGCCGCGCCTGGCCCAGACAATTGTCGGGCGGCATGAAGCAACGTGTGGCCATCGCGCGCGCGCTCGCAGTGAATCCTGCCGTGATGCTGATGGACGAACCGCTGTCCGCACTCGACAGTCAGACACGTGACCTGTTGATGGAGGATTTGGTGACGCTATGGTCCCGGCAACCCTTCACTGGGGTCTATGTGACGCACAACCTTTCCGAGGCCGTGCGTCTGGGGCACCAGATCGTGGTACTGTCGCGCAGGCCCGGCCGGATCAGCGAAATCGTCGAGATCGACACGCCACTGGATCAGCGCGACGCCGCTGATCCTCAGTTGGAACGGACCCAAAAACATCTGTGGACATTGATGCGCGCAGAGGCCGAAGCTGCAGACAAGGAATTGCTCGATGGCTGA
- a CDS encoding GNAT family N-acetyltransferase, translating to MTLPELVRVLGWARQEGWNPGLDDGEAFFAADPEGYFLAEIEGKAAAAISVVNHDQEHAFLGLYICLPEFRGQGVGHALWRYALSHAGSRSVGLDGVPAQQANYEKSGFNRAGRTIRYKGNRMAALAEDRLAEDADLPRLIEADRRMVGYDRQRFLTSWFRPCGSRQTVVLGTYSYATFRRCHEGIKIGPLHAPSGEEAMALLARCPKSLGDGPLYIDVPDRSPLERLVRSLGYAPVFETARMVKGARPTAKPPAYYSVATLELG from the coding sequence ATGACCTTGCCAGAGTTGGTAAGGGTTCTGGGGTGGGCGCGGCAGGAAGGGTGGAATCCGGGCCTGGATGACGGCGAAGCTTTCTTCGCCGCAGATCCGGAGGGTTACTTTTTGGCCGAGATTGAAGGTAAGGCGGCTGCCGCGATCTCGGTCGTAAACCATGATCAGGAGCATGCGTTCCTGGGCCTTTATATTTGCCTGCCAGAATTTCGTGGCCAAGGCGTCGGTCATGCACTTTGGCGGTATGCTCTATCTCACGCGGGCTCGCGTTCTGTCGGCTTGGATGGCGTGCCCGCGCAACAAGCCAACTACGAAAAATCAGGCTTCAATCGAGCAGGGCGCACCATCCGATACAAGGGGAATCGGATGGCGGCATTAGCGGAAGACCGATTGGCCGAGGATGCGGATCTGCCCCGATTGATCGAAGCGGATCGCCGGATGGTTGGCTATGACAGGCAACGGTTTTTGACCAGCTGGTTCAGGCCCTGCGGCAGTCGCCAAACGGTTGTTCTTGGAACGTATTCATATGCCACGTTTCGGCGATGCCACGAAGGCATCAAGATCGGGCCGCTACATGCACCGTCGGGTGAGGAGGCGATGGCATTGCTCGCCCGATGCCCAAAGTCATTGGGCGACGGGCCGCTTTACATTGATGTGCCGGACCGCTCTCCTCTTGAGAGGTTGGTGCGAAGCTTGGGCTACGCGCCGGTTTTTGAAACGGCGCGTATGGTTAAGGGTGCCAGACCGACCGCGAAGCCGCCCGCCTATTATAGCGTAGCGACACTGGAGCTTGGTTGA
- a CDS encoding ABC transporter ATP-binding protein, whose product MSQRGKDLELVKITKRYGDTIAVNAVSHHFKPATYACLLGPSGCGKSSTLRMIAGHETVSDGSILLDGQDISRLPPAHRGTAMMFQNYALFPHLSVAENVAFSLKMKGEDKRNRLAKAGDMLELVDLSALAERFPHQLSGGQQQRVALARALITRPQVLLLDEPLSALDPFLRVRMRSELKRLQRELGISFLHVTHGQDEAMALADEIVVMNDAVIEQAGSARDVFNRPDTAFVAQFLGGHNVIDLADGRFALRSDAVSLTDAGTGKMEARIMAVEYQGTHVSVSARVAGNQDLMALVPDAVFFQNVKNPGDAVGLTWEQEKLHRLTQ is encoded by the coding sequence ATGTCGCAAAGAGGTAAAGATCTCGAACTGGTCAAGATCACCAAGAGGTATGGCGATACAATTGCAGTCAATGCAGTTAGCCATCACTTCAAGCCGGCAACCTATGCTTGCCTTCTAGGACCCTCGGGGTGCGGAAAAAGCTCGACCCTGCGCATGATCGCAGGCCATGAAACCGTCAGCGACGGATCAATTCTGCTGGATGGGCAGGATATTTCTCGCCTTCCACCTGCCCATCGCGGTACCGCGATGATGTTCCAGAACTATGCGCTGTTTCCGCATCTGAGCGTCGCAGAAAACGTTGCATTCAGCTTGAAGATGAAAGGCGAGGATAAGCGCAATCGCCTTGCAAAAGCAGGCGATATGCTCGAATTGGTCGACCTGTCTGCGCTGGCCGAACGTTTCCCACATCAATTGTCTGGCGGGCAACAGCAACGCGTCGCCTTGGCCCGTGCGCTGATCACGCGCCCGCAGGTCTTGCTGCTGGACGAGCCGCTGTCGGCGCTCGACCCGTTTCTCCGAGTGCGGATGCGCAGCGAACTGAAACGTCTTCAGCGCGAACTCGGCATCAGCTTCCTGCATGTGACCCACGGCCAGGACGAAGCGATGGCGCTGGCGGACGAAATCGTTGTGATGAACGACGCCGTGATCGAACAGGCCGGATCTGCGCGCGACGTGTTCAACCGCCCGGACACTGCCTTCGTCGCACAATTTCTGGGCGGACATAACGTGATTGATCTGGCCGACGGAAGGTTTGCCCTGCGTTCGGACGCGGTTTCGTTGACGGATGCCGGCACCGGAAAGATGGAGGCGCGTATCATGGCTGTCGAATATCAGGGCACACATGTGAGCGTCTCCGCCAGAGTCGCGGGCAATCAGGATCTTATGGCATTGGTGCCGGACGCCGTCTTTTTCCAGAACGTAAAGAACCCGGGTGACGCAGTCGGTCTGACTTGGGAACAAGAAAAACTGCACCGGCTGACGCAATGA
- a CDS encoding ABC transporter permease: MADVSLATTLTNPDTRPVPFRGGGFKPSSPKWVGVAVFIVLIALLEFGTRAGYISNLTVPRPSDVLGTLIDLTRSGMLWKHLVPSVSRLIVGATIGATIGIATGLMIGLFSMVRAGLVPLVAAIFPIPKIALLPLFVVWFGIDEASKYALIAFGTFTPTVVATYGAVDNVDRGLIRMGQSFSLSWTTIVTRIVLPGAMSGILSGLRVSLAIAIILLVAAEMLGAEYGIGAYILQAGSLYDLERLFAGVTILSLLGVLTSGAVGLAEKHLLEWRG; encoded by the coding sequence ATGGCTGATGTTTCCCTCGCCACTACGTTGACCAACCCCGACACCCGCCCCGTCCCGTTCCGAGGCGGCGGGTTCAAACCCAGCTCGCCGAAATGGGTGGGCGTCGCCGTGTTCATAGTGCTGATCGCGTTGTTGGAATTCGGAACTCGGGCGGGCTACATTTCGAACCTGACCGTTCCGCGCCCGTCGGATGTTCTGGGGACACTGATTGATCTCACCCGAAGCGGAATGCTGTGGAAGCACCTGGTACCGTCGGTGTCACGTCTGATTGTTGGCGCAACGATCGGGGCTACGATCGGCATCGCGACCGGGTTGATGATCGGGCTGTTCTCGATGGTGCGCGCGGGGCTGGTGCCTCTTGTGGCCGCGATCTTTCCAATACCCAAGATCGCCTTGCTGCCACTTTTCGTGGTCTGGTTTGGGATTGATGAGGCATCGAAATATGCGCTGATCGCATTTGGTACATTCACGCCCACGGTGGTCGCGACCTATGGCGCGGTCGACAATGTTGATCGTGGGCTGATCCGTATGGGGCAAAGCTTCAGTCTGAGTTGGACGACCATCGTGACCCGTATTGTTCTGCCCGGTGCGATGTCGGGCATCCTGTCGGGTTTGCGCGTCAGTCTTGCCATCGCAATCATCTTGCTGGTCGCTGCCGAAATGCTTGGTGCCGAATACGGTATCGGGGCCTATATACTGCAGGCCGGATCGCTCTATGATCTCGAACGCCTGTTCGCCGGGGTCACGATCCTGTCGCTGCTTGGTGTCCTGACCAGTGGCGCCGTCGGTCTGGCCGAGAAACATCTTCTGGAATGGCGTGGTTAA
- a CDS encoding ABC transporter permease, with amino-acid sequence MEPRPRSFYILGAFFVVFLLFLYGPIMTIGILSFQGPQGGLTFPMNGVSLHWFRDLHQEQAVGDIWGSFGRSFTLGLMVMVTTVVVSVLAGMAFRKRFAGSGVLFYLTIASLVIPSILVSLGVGLIFNQLGLKVHWSTSGFGSQLTWTLPFGLLIMFAVFNRFDKSYEEAARDQGASAWQTFAHVVLPMIAPSLIGVALFGFTLSYDEFARTLLTAGSYNTLPLEIYGMTTNVTTPVIFALGTLTTLFSLGIIAVFFLTVWVIQKRRSKQASDAGSGLV; translated from the coding sequence ATGGAACCACGCCCCCGTAGCTTCTACATCTTGGGAGCCTTTTTCGTGGTCTTCCTGCTCTTCCTTTACGGCCCAATCATGACCATCGGCATCCTGAGTTTTCAGGGGCCGCAGGGCGGGCTGACCTTCCCGATGAATGGCGTCTCACTGCACTGGTTCCGCGATCTGCACCAGGAACAGGCGGTCGGCGACATTTGGGGCAGCTTCGGGCGCAGCTTTACACTTGGCCTGATGGTCATGGTGACAACCGTTGTGGTGTCGGTCTTGGCAGGCATGGCCTTCCGCAAACGCTTCGCTGGGTCAGGCGTGTTGTTCTACCTGACGATCGCGAGCCTCGTGATCCCCTCGATCCTCGTCTCTTTGGGTGTCGGCCTGATCTTCAACCAGCTTGGCCTGAAAGTGCATTGGTCGACATCCGGTTTCGGATCACAACTGACATGGACCCTGCCGTTCGGCCTGCTGATCATGTTCGCGGTGTTCAACCGTTTCGACAAAAGCTACGAAGAAGCGGCCCGCGATCAAGGGGCCAGCGCATGGCAGACCTTCGCCCATGTCGTGTTGCCAATGATCGCGCCATCTCTGATCGGTGTCGCGCTGTTCGGTTTCACGCTCAGCTACGACGAATTCGCGCGCACCCTGCTGACCGCTGGCAGCTACAACACCCTGCCGCTGGAAATCTACGGGATGACCACCAATGTCACCACGCCCGTGATCTTCGCGCTCGGCACTTTGACCACTCTGTTCTCGCTCGGCATCATCGCGGTTTTTTTCCTGACCGTTTGGGTGATCCAGAAACGACGTTCAAAACAAGCGTCCGATGCCGGAAGCGGGTTGGTCTGA